The region TACTTTATCTGTTGCATTAACAGTGTCTGAACCGACGCTGTCCTCTCGCGGTCGCTTATTTCTTGAAAGTGCGCAGGACCTGCGGCCGCCCGGGAAACTTCCAGAAGATGGAGTCTTCAAAACATCCTTTGCATGCTTTCCGGAGTCCGGGGGTGAAATCGCTGGACCAGAATATCCTTCTTCGTTGTCGAAATAGAGAGGCCTTTTTCTGCAGCGACTCCCCAGTATGGCCAGTAGAGACGGGGAACTCAAACCTCCCCCTGAAGCCATGCTCTCCAGCTGCATGTCAACGCTGTAAATCGGAGGGAAGTATCTTCTCTTACTGGGAGAGTCGAGTAGCACAGTTTCTTCAGCGCGTCTCTTGGCCATCAAAAGTCAGATCTGTGAGAGAATCAGcgataaaaatttaaaaaaagtagcGAAGTATAATCTCCTTTCCTTTAAAAGCTTCACACAAATACGTGCAGTACAAgtgcagaaaaaagaaagtaccGGTAGTGACATACAGAAGCCACTGTCAAAAGGACCAATCATGGAAGAGCTCTGCTGGTTAAAGCCCGCCCACCGCCTTTCCTCTTCCTTTGGTGAGCACAAAAGTGCTCCGCGTGCTTTTTTACGAAGTTGAAATAAAGgcaaaataatgataaaagttgttttttttctaaacgtttggctttatttcaaagaaaatgatGGTGACAGCTACACAGCTTAAACACTGAACGGTGGCCGATGTAAATACAGctgatttaagtaaaaataaataaattacaaaatgtgtaATTCAGTTGCAGAGGCACACGTGAATCCTTACAAACTGTGGCAAGGGAAGGCAGTGAAGTAAAATAAGTTAAGAGTGAGACCTAATGGCCAAACAAAGTGAACGCCTTCTGGTTCGgagttcacaaaaaaaaaaacaataaaaacaaacatactaTTTGAGTCTGATTACTCTTATAACTTCATGATCAAAAAATGCTGTGATGACCCAGTTTATTAAAGCTGATATTGCAGTCCCACGAAGTTTGATACCACTGGGCAGTTACCAGtatcaaggttttaaaaagctgGTTTCAAAAACTGCTAAATTTGTCAGTCACTTTACCGTTtatttctctctccctcccactgcaggtcagctggctgaaagaaggccACTAGACTTCTCCAACTATTACAAGATTtagctatttaaaataaattagacagTGAGCTGCgtttttgttttgaggttttggGTCATTactattattgtaaaaacaaggTTTCTTTCACTCAAGCTATCATTCTATTAAGGTATCATGGCCCATGCCTGCTTAGCACAATCCAAATGTTCAGCTGTATTCAGATGTGCGAGTTCACCAAAGTACCTTAATGTTGAAAGCACCTTTAAAGAGAGGCAATTTA is a window of Xiphophorus hellerii strain 12219 chromosome 12, Xiphophorus_hellerii-4.1, whole genome shotgun sequence DNA encoding:
- the LOC116729522 gene encoding uncharacterized protein C9orf40 homolog, coding for MAKRRAEETVLLDSPSKRRYFPPIYSVDMQLESMASGGGLSSPSLLAILGSRCRKRPLYFDNEEGYSGPAISPPDSGKHAKDVLKTPSSGSFPGGRRSCALSRNKRPREDSVGSDTVNATDKTADEDGTYNSFQYWRVPLPELDLSLLDEFSDHYPKKDKFKENDTTADAMET